One genomic segment of Mastomys coucha isolate ucsf_1 unplaced genomic scaffold, UCSF_Mcou_1 pScaffold22, whole genome shotgun sequence includes these proteins:
- the Asl gene encoding argininosuccinate lyase isoform X2 yields the protein MASESGKLWGGRFVGTVDPIMDKFNSSISYDRNLWNVDVQGSKAYSRGLEEAGLLTKAELQQILQGLDKVVTDLRLWMRQTCSRLSTFLRVLIETMVDRAEAERDVLFPGYTHLQRAQPIRWSHWILSHAVALTRDSERLLEVQKRINVLPLGSGAIAGNPLGVNRELLRVELNFGAITINSMDATSERDFVAEFLFWASLCMTHLSRMAEDLILYGTKEFNFVQLSDAYSTGSSLMPQKKNPDSLELIRSKAGRVFGRCAGLLMTLKGLPSTYNKDLQEDKEAVFEVSDTMTAVLQVATGVISTLQIHHENMKQALSPDMLATDLAYYLVRKGMPFRQAHEASGRAVFMAETRGVALNLLTLQELQTISPLFSSDVSQVWDYKHSVEQYSALGGTALSSIEWQIRQVRDLLQAQES from the exons ATGGCATCAGAG AGTGGGAAGCTATGGGGTGGCCGGTTTGTGGGCACCGTCGACCCCATCATGGACAAGTTCAACTCATCTATCTCCTATGACCGGAATCTGTGGAATGTAGATGTGCAGGGGAGCAAGGCCTACAGCAGGGGCCTGGAGGAGGCGGGACTTCTCACCAAAGCCGAGTTGCAGCAGATACTGCAAGGCCTGGACAAG GTGGTCACCGACCTCAGGCTGTGGATGAGGCAGACCTGCTCAAGACTCTCCACCTTCCTCCGGGTGCTCATCGAAACCATGGTAGACCGGGCAGAGGC GGAACGTGATGTCCTCTTCCCAGGGTACACACACTTGCAGAGAGCTCAGCCCATCCGCTGGAGCCACTGGATCCTGAG TCACGCTGTTGCGCTGACACGAGATTCAGAGAGACTGCTGGAGGTGCAGAAGCGGATCAATGTCCTGCCCCTGGGGAG TGGGGCCATTGCAGGCAACCCGCTGGGTGTGAACCGGGAGCTACTCCGTGTAG AACTGAACTTTGGGGCCATCACAATCAACAGCATGGATGCCACCAGCGAGAGAGACTTCGTGG CTGAGTTCCTGTTTTGGGCTTCTCTGTGCATGACCCACCTCAGCAGGATGGCAGAGGACCTGATTCTCTATGGTACCAAGGAATTCAACTTTGTGCAGCTCTCAGATGCCTACAG CACCGGAAGCAGCTTGATGCCCCAGAAGAAAAACCCAGACAGCCTGGAGCTGATCCGGAGCAAGGCGGGCCGGGTGTTTGGACGA TGTGCTGGACTCCTGATGACCCTCAAGGGACTTCCAAGCACCTACAACAAGGACTTACAG GAAGACAAGGAAGCTGTGTTTGAAGTGTCTGACACCATGACGGCTGTCCTCCAAGTGGCCACCGGAGTCATCTCTACATTGCAG ATTCATCATGAGAACATGAAACAGGCACTCAGCCCTGACATGCTGGCCACCGACCTTGCCTACTACCTGGTCCGCAAAGGG ATGCCATTCCGCCAGGCCCATGAGGCGTCAGGGAGAGCTGTGTTCATGGCAGAGACTAGAGGAGTGGCTCTCAACCTGCTGACGCTACAGGAGCTGCAGACCATCAG TCCCCTGTTCTCAAGTGATGTGAGTCAAGTGTGGGACTACAAACACAGCGTGGAACAGTACAGTGCCTTGGGTGGCACGGCGCTATCCAGCATCGAATGGCAGATCAGACAGGTGCGGGATCTGCTGCAGGCCCAGGAGTCCTAG
- the Asl gene encoding argininosuccinate lyase isoform X1: MASESGKLWGGRFVGTVDPIMDKFNSSISYDRNLWNVDVQGSKAYSRGLEEAGLLTKAELQQILQGLDKVAEEWGQGTFRLHPNDEDIHTANERRLKELIGDTAGKLHTGRSRNDQVVTDLRLWMRQTCSRLSTFLRVLIETMVDRAEAERDVLFPGYTHLQRAQPIRWSHWILSHAVALTRDSERLLEVQKRINVLPLGSGAIAGNPLGVNRELLRVELNFGAITINSMDATSERDFVAEFLFWASLCMTHLSRMAEDLILYGTKEFNFVQLSDAYSTGSSLMPQKKNPDSLELIRSKAGRVFGRCAGLLMTLKGLPSTYNKDLQEDKEAVFEVSDTMTAVLQVATGVISTLQIHHENMKQALSPDMLATDLAYYLVRKGMPFRQAHEASGRAVFMAETRGVALNLLTLQELQTISPLFSSDVSQVWDYKHSVEQYSALGGTALSSIEWQIRQVRDLLQAQES; the protein is encoded by the exons ATGGCATCAGAG AGTGGGAAGCTATGGGGTGGCCGGTTTGTGGGCACCGTCGACCCCATCATGGACAAGTTCAACTCATCTATCTCCTATGACCGGAATCTGTGGAATGTAGATGTGCAGGGGAGCAAGGCCTACAGCAGGGGCCTGGAGGAGGCGGGACTTCTCACCAAAGCCGAGTTGCAGCAGATACTGCAAGGCCTGGACAAG GTAGCTGAAGAGTGGGGCCAAGGCACCTTCAGATTACACCCTAATGATGAAGACATCCACACAGCCAATGAGCGGCGCCTGAAG GAACTCATTGGTGACACTGCGGGGAAGCTACACACAGGACGAAGTCGCAACGACCAG GTGGTCACCGACCTCAGGCTGTGGATGAGGCAGACCTGCTCAAGACTCTCCACCTTCCTCCGGGTGCTCATCGAAACCATGGTAGACCGGGCAGAGGC GGAACGTGATGTCCTCTTCCCAGGGTACACACACTTGCAGAGAGCTCAGCCCATCCGCTGGAGCCACTGGATCCTGAG TCACGCTGTTGCGCTGACACGAGATTCAGAGAGACTGCTGGAGGTGCAGAAGCGGATCAATGTCCTGCCCCTGGGGAG TGGGGCCATTGCAGGCAACCCGCTGGGTGTGAACCGGGAGCTACTCCGTGTAG AACTGAACTTTGGGGCCATCACAATCAACAGCATGGATGCCACCAGCGAGAGAGACTTCGTGG CTGAGTTCCTGTTTTGGGCTTCTCTGTGCATGACCCACCTCAGCAGGATGGCAGAGGACCTGATTCTCTATGGTACCAAGGAATTCAACTTTGTGCAGCTCTCAGATGCCTACAG CACCGGAAGCAGCTTGATGCCCCAGAAGAAAAACCCAGACAGCCTGGAGCTGATCCGGAGCAAGGCGGGCCGGGTGTTTGGACGA TGTGCTGGACTCCTGATGACCCTCAAGGGACTTCCAAGCACCTACAACAAGGACTTACAG GAAGACAAGGAAGCTGTGTTTGAAGTGTCTGACACCATGACGGCTGTCCTCCAAGTGGCCACCGGAGTCATCTCTACATTGCAG ATTCATCATGAGAACATGAAACAGGCACTCAGCCCTGACATGCTGGCCACCGACCTTGCCTACTACCTGGTCCGCAAAGGG ATGCCATTCCGCCAGGCCCATGAGGCGTCAGGGAGAGCTGTGTTCATGGCAGAGACTAGAGGAGTGGCTCTCAACCTGCTGACGCTACAGGAGCTGCAGACCATCAG TCCCCTGTTCTCAAGTGATGTGAGTCAAGTGTGGGACTACAAACACAGCGTGGAACAGTACAGTGCCTTGGGTGGCACGGCGCTATCCAGCATCGAATGGCAGATCAGACAGGTGCGGGATCTGCTGCAGGCCCAGGAGTCCTAG